tagtgtaaaatatatttttaaatatcttaatggcaataaacaaaatttttgtctGCACTATTATTGCAAGCTCTACGATTCTTAGCCTGTCTGCTCAaaggtatgttttttttttttacataattatgCTGAAAGCCTCAAATTTGTTCTATGCAGCAGACTACCACAAATGGAGCAACAGCTCACCTATAGTATCCGTTCTCCAATCTGGCCTTGATGGTGCTGAGGTCGATGGGATATTCAATGATGTATGCATACAAAGGAAAAGCATTGAGGTCCACTGGTGCATTAAAAGGCTCTGCCACCGAATGCATCATCACAACCTCCAAGCATTGAAGGATGCGCTCTGTCTCAACCTCCCTGCCAAATGATGACCATTCTCCAGGCTTTGGCAAGTACAGAATGCGCTTGAGCTCCTCTGGGTCAACAGGTACTCCTCCCCCTATGCTGCTAGGTAATACTGTAAGCAGCCAAACAAAAGACTGTAAACAACAATGGACCTGAAGCGATGAATCAGCCATCAACAAAACTCCTAGCATTTAGCATCTGGTGCATGCATCAACAATGCAAGCATGAGTTGTAGCTGCTAAGCACTGGAAGTACTGGCATACATCATTATGGCCAGttaaagattttattataaCTAACACTTACAAATGCTCTTCAAAAGGTAAGAGGCACTGCAGACAAAGGTTAACACCAATTATGAGGAATGTTATTTTCTAAGAAAATGCGAGATTCTTGTCaggaatattaaaaattaaagcttttattttctcaagaaaagatcaaacaaacattgacaacatttttgtgaatgcAAGAGATAGGTATGGTTGCTATAACAGAtacttaacacatttttttttttacttatctATTTCAAACAATGGGCTTCAACATTGCAGATTATTTTGatgcaaagaaaaggaagaagaagacaaagacattGCTTGGATAACAAAATAAGGacacaaaataatcttttagCAACAGATTTTATCTTTACTTAACCTATTTCATCTACAATCTAGTTCATTATCAGATATACAGTTTAAGCTAAAAATGAATTTAAGGGCAACAGAAGAAAATTGCATACAGTTTTCATTAATAGGCTCCATATCCCAAGGACTCAGTCGTTCGTACTCTCCATTGTCCCAGCTGTAAAGAAAGGGGCAAGGTCTAATTAGTACTGTTGTACACTTGTACATCACCTGGTCATTTTGTCTCCCAACTCATTTCTCTTTGAATAAATGCTACTTCAAAATACCCTGTATATGAAACATGATGAATAAACAGCAACAACTGGATAAAATCTTACAACTTATCTGCATAATGCACATCCAATTTCTCATTCTACATGACGAATAACTTAAAGTTATTCATCTGTccattccttaaaaaaaaaaacccaaatagtACACCTAATGCCTGCAAGTCTACTTACTGGACATAAAAGCACTGGAAGGGACTATCTGGAAACTGCATGTGTAGTGGACTCTGGCTTTTTATGACACCCATCCACCACTGGTCATCGATCATGGAGCGAAAGCGATCTCCTGTAAGATATGACAATATAAAATCTATAACTACTTAATTCTCTGCTAGCATAATGAATTTGCGTAGACCCATGTGGATCCATGCATGTCTTGGGGTTTTCTGAGTTCATGTATACGACAATAATAAAGACTGGACAACTGTCTGAACACCCATGTCAGTTATTAGTGATACCAGTTCCTATCAAATTCAATGATTTTGCtcaaaaatatgtaaacaaaaaagatatGAAATCAAGTCATGTAGCTAGGTGAATCACATTTGATTTAGAAATACAGGTTACACGAGTTATGTTAAAAGCAAATACAGCTAGCTAAGAAGAGGACTCATGGTCTAACCTAGAATGCTTCACAACGAATATGGCAATTTTTAAGCCCTTTAGTAAACTGGGCCACCAGGTGGGTATCTGACACTGCATCGATCTGCAGGCTGTTCATTCTGGAGCATCATGGAATGTTCGATGACCACCTCATCACGCTGCTGTCGGTGATTATAGAGACTGGCAATGGTATCAACATCTTTCTGCTTGCCGTATGCCTCCACCAGGACAACCAAGATCTTTCATGTCATGAGGGAACATCAAAACTATATAAAAACATGCCACATTCTGAGGCATCCAGTTTATGgtgagagctaactcgacctctttTTCAACTCATCAACAGACTGAGTTGATCTACGGAAAACTTTTGAAGGTGGAATGGCTGATATGTTCAAGAAGCCTCTGCTGTGCTGTCGCCTTCTGCAGCCATAGTGCACTTCGTTGCTGAGATCCTGTTCGCAGCGCCAATTGATGTGATCAAGTGGTAGGGGTGTGATGTTCCTGAGGAGTAACTTCCTCTCACGCATTCAAAACAGATGCAGGAATAGCGCCAGCAGAAATATTATGACCTTTATTCTCCACAGTTTTGCTCTCACATCAAACTcgtctctcttttctttttacgtCATTACAACTATGACatttctctctccttgtctCGTTTCAGCTCTGCTCTTATATACCTTCCGGAAAGCTAAACTTGCCACAATGCACCTGTACCGCCAGAGCAGTTAGGAGCTTTAATCCTAGCCAATCACTGCCAAGTATCCTCTTTTGCGATACCTCAGCAGGTCCCGCTATAAACTAACAACAAACGCCAGCTTACCAGTCATCTAcgcctttttcatcattttcaagcTTATTTCTGACACTAGACTtgttcatcattatcataagttatgtttatttatttctacatggTTTGTAACCATTAAAATCCACTGTATACAAGACTAAACATCAGAAAGATCATCAATTATATATAAGCCTGTctcaaattaaatattttttttaatatgatttGGTACACTTGTCTTTGGATTTACAAAAACATGCGGTTTTACTATGGAGTAaagtaaaaattgtttctttctcttaactttgaactttaatgaaatttttttatttgtcctctCATAACTgacttttttaatgattattttttaaaatacttcaaatTTGTGTGCACCTAAGGATCAGACTCAAAGGTAAAGGAATGGACTCAAAATGTTAAATCTTTCTCCaaataatctttataaaaattctGCCTCTTCTAGTAAGGCTCTACGCTGCCATATCTGCTCAGACCAAACTGAAACATTTCTGATGATTATTGAATGCAGCCGTTCATAAAGCTAATGGTAAAAATACTGTGATTTATCCAAGAGTCTATGATACTTCTCTTTTACTTTCAAAGCAACCCCTTTAGTTAACTTTCTCTTGAAAATAAACCAAAGAAAACTAGTCAGTATTTCAAGACAACAAACCTGTCTTCCATCGGCGTCTGTAAGAGATGTCAAAATGTTGCCTCAAGACTAGAAAATCAATGACATCAGGCATGTCATGATACCTGCAACAAAGTCAGTAAAAACATACCCCCAATTTTAGATTCTCATTTAtctccttttttgtttttagtacaAATTAATCTTACAATGGATAGCAAGTTTTCCAAAcctaaaaatcttaaaaatggCTTGTGACTATTTTCATCTTGCAACACTTTTCTGTCAGCGGAAggtgctctcacacacacacacaaaaggaatGACTAAtgccttttaaaacaaagatacaaTCACCTTATGGTAAAGGTGCGACCAAGGAGCCGACCGGTCTCTTGGTTGATAAATGCAAGTTTCAAACTGACAAGGCGTGGTGGTTTTACTTCATAGCGAATCCCTACGATCTTTACAAGCTCAACTTcctggagggaaaaaaaatatgcaagctttcatgttcaaaataataaaattcaaaataaagctGTGTATAACACCAATATTGAGGACAGGGatgtcttttaaaaagaaatatgtggttttaaataaaaagagtaGAGGTATGGAGAGGCAAAACAACCTTAGCAAGTAAGCACAACATAAGAACAGGTCTGCAAGTAGGATTGCATGCAAGGAATTAGCACTAACCCTGAGATTGGGGATCTTGTGCCATGGTTGGTTCATGTTGGGGTTGATCTCATAAGCATTATGGCGCAGCACAGCCTGCAGGTACAATTCATGTCCCTGTCGGAAGTACATTACTTCATCACCCATCTGTGGCACATAGGGTGTCTTTCGAGGAATAGTCCCAGTCAGCCACTCTGGAGGACGAAACTCCTCCTTAAGCTCTGTAACTTGTGGCAAGTTTTTCCCATTTACTTGCTTCTGCTGCAAGAGAAAGAAGTATTAATGTTTCAGAAATTTCAacccaagaattttttttcaatatcacaACATGCACAGAATACCGTGGTGACAAACCACTGTGCCACAGACCACAGTCAGCTTGGGATCTATTATTCTAAATCATGGACATCTTTTATACTCAAGGGTAGCAAACAAAAGATGCCAAACTTAAAAGGCAGCTATTTTCCAGACACTgtgccaaaatattttaatcaagtCACATGCTGTCcataaaaagactttaaataaaGCCCACCTTTGTAGACTTGTGTTTGCTGTTTGGAGCAAACCTTTTTTGAATTCGCTTCTTTGCCTCTGCCTGTTGGTCACTCCTCTTTAGTGCTGCCTCAAGAGCTTCATTTTCATGATcgtcttcctcatcttcatccaAGTCATCAGCCTCTTCATTGTCATCTTCAGCATCATCTTCACTGGAAGAAATATGCTTTTGCTTGGGTTTTCGCTGTGAACGTCGCTTGGGAGGTTGTAGGTTGCTGCTGCCTTCCATTGTCCAGTCAGAGTATTCACTTGTGTCACTGATAatgttttgtcaaaaaaaattGCTACCACATAATCTGATGATGACCAAACTCCTGCTTAATCAGAGGCATCACAGCTCTTTTATCTCCatgaaaagaaagcaagggagaaagaaagaatacaaagagGACATCATGACCTTCACATGCAAAGTCAGCTccctttaattttattgtgagGGGGACAATCTGTTCCTTAGTTACGAAGTAGTAGCCAACAAAGGATTCTAAAGAACTAATGGTTAATTTTTGCTGCCCTAAGTAATTTTAATGATTCTTTTGATTTATAAcaattttgtaatcttaatcccGCAAGAAAATTTGCATGTGGCAAATTCACCCCTAGAAATTCAGATAGACTACAGCGCTCAACAGCTTTTttctattaaattaaaattcatgcagcagtTTTATGGGTTTACCAATAAGATTGTATACAATTAATATCAAttatctctttttattattgatgacCTGCTGCCCACCATTTTAAggattttacaatttttcttgcttgtccaccaaacatatattttcaatGAAATTGCATAATTCTGTATTTGAATTAGCTCATAGTGATTAAGGACTGTACAACGGTCATCACTGAGCCCATCTCATTTGTGACTTTTTACGACTTATGTATGAGAACTAGTAAGCATGCAGAAATGTGAAGAGAAGCAAGAATGAAAACTGAGCACATTTTACCTGTCCTGCTCCGATGGAACATTGTCCGACtcattctcttcctcctcctcttcttcctctgtgTCATAAAGCGCACGAGTGGTCAAGCGATTCCGCGCTGTATGTTCTGGACCTTGCCTGGAAGATCCTGCTTTGGTTGAGGGCTGGTGCTTGCTCTTAGATACTTGGCCAAACAAGGTTGATGGTGTATTTGGTACTGAtggcttcttctttttttctactaTATATTTCCTGATCTCTTCATCCGCAAATGCTTGACGCTTCTCCTCTGATTTtctgcaagaattttttttttatcagctcaTTAACTCTGGACAATTCATCACATTTAGGTATATATTAGCTGTAAATATAATCCTTTCTTCcaccctttttttaatttgtttcagttCGGTGATCTTTAATGCCTGATAGAGAGACATTTATCtatcaaatttttatctttgtaaatcCACTGTAACTCTAATATGCCTCCACTACCTCTCTCTCAAACCAATGGAGATAGATAATCCACCTGACTTAAAGAAACATGAACTGAAACTAATGGTATGCTACCATATCCTTTTTATCCACTAAGCATATATACACTAGCAAAcaccacaaaataaaagcatgaCAGCATCTTTGTGATAGCCTTCATAGtttttcatcattattcatATGCAAATTTTCTCTCCGTAGAACTGCTAATTAAGACATCTGaacatgaatgaaaataaaatggtatATTGCACATCTCCTATTTAtcaaagtacaagaaaacaaaataaaacccagCAAACATTACACCTTACCATTCTTAATAACAAATTGTTTACACGTCAAAAAAGAGACTCAAGCAAGCTTTATCATTTAAATCAAAACCTgctatcattaaaaaaaaaaaaaaaaccctcataTACAAGTGCAATAAGGTAAAGAGTTATGTGGGAACTATGTATGTGACACTGCCACAGTGGCTATTGTAGCACATTTAGTCTACTTGATGGAAGAAAACCCTTACCTCAAAACGCCATGATTGATGCCTTTAATGATGACTCTTTTACTAAAAGCAGCTGCCCCACTGGAAGATGTGCGCTGGGACATGTTCAAGGATTGCCTCactccctctctttctccactGCGTCTCATCCCTACTCGGCCTAAAATGCAAGCCACTGACATTTTGCAGGTTACTGAATTATATTATTTGTATAACCTGAGATTTATTTCGCATGCTGGTCACAGAATATAACTTTCTCTGTCTCAACATGGAAGTCAAATCTAGAAATAGCCACATTTGCGGACCTCATGCAGTCCTGCTCAGAGAGAGGAAGTGACCAGCATGGgagataaaacagataaaaacatcATAAACTTCAAGTAGACATGAGACCCTAaccaaaacacaataaaagacACATCAACCCATATGACCTTCATCTCTTTCCCCACACTTCGGCTGCTAGCCAGTGAGCACACGGCCTTCGCTTATCTACGTGGCACACACTGGCGTACGCTGCATTGTTGTAATCACAGTAGAGTCTAACTTTTGACCTCCAGACCAATTTGGGAATTCTCTGTTCCATacagttacaatattttatttgattttactacaaaaaaccaaaaccttAAAGCTCTCACcacataaatgttttcaaaatgctctttaaaacagaGTATCACAGacagttgtctttattgtaggttaatatatataaatttttcaaaatacttgTCAAAATTTCATTTGTGGGCATTTGCCACTATGTCGGGAATAGCTAGCAATCACGTGAATTTGCTGTAGTGTGGCAAAAGAGTTAAACAACCAGTGTACCTTGCAGCTGCCTTGGGCgtagctgctgttgctgctggtgttCCACAGGTGGGGGGGAGGCCATAGGTAGCTCACCCCCTTCTGCTAAAATCCTCTGGTCTTGCTCTCTCTGAAGCCTCTGAATCATGTCATCGATGCTTGGCCGATCAGCACGGTCCCTGACCATCATGGAGTTGCCATCATCAtgctcatcttcttcttcatcattaTGACCACCAGCCATAGCCTGTCGTCTCCCTTCAGCATGGTAGCTGTGGTCTCGATGTGTGCCAGAAACCGCCTGCATGGGGGCATTTCCTGCTTCATTTGGCTCTGCTTGGTGGCCATGAACTAGGTTTGGGTCACCATCCCCTATCACCTCTGAGTCACCTAAAGCATATATATAAAGGatattttgagagtaaattctctttctttgagactcACAAGATGACGTTGCCATAGGCGATAAAGGGTTAGACTAGTTCTTTAACCATCATAAAGCTTTCTCCCCTAACAGAGCAAGCATGTACCTGTCATGCAAAGCCCTCCACTAGTCAGGTGAGTAACTGCCCTCTAGCAGCATAAAAGGCCAAATGCAAGGCCAACACGCCAGTTTTTTTACCAACACTCAAACAGCGGGAAGGTTGGGATGGCCTTGATATCATGTCATCTGataagtctcaaagaaagaaaatttactctaaaaattttatttcttctttgaatgtactagatgacatgaccatgAAAGAATAAAGATCTGGAGGGAAGACACAAACAACCACCGGACAAGGCAGGAAGCAACCTGTTGCACTGTCGTGGTTGGCTGAGGTGCCAGAGATGCAGCATGCATGAAAAAAGTCTTTCACAAAAGGAAGCCAAAAGAACAGGCCATTGTGGACAAAAGTCCGACAAGGCAATGATGCAATGGAAGGCAAGACAGTCCAAGCATTGACACATCCTGCACACATGAAGCAACCAGGAAACCTCCAGAGAAGGAAACGCAAGCATCTAAAACACAACTAAAAACAGAACAGTCTTGAGAAGACTTCTTAACACAGTCAGGCATCAAAGGCCTAAAGCGTCATGAACAGTTTCCCTGTGTTAATCACAAACTCCTGGAACTGCAGGTCTGGACTAGGTCCCATACGGGAGCAGGCTAGCGCTTTCTAGAGACTGTAGCCAGGCATCCAAGGCATCGAGCTTACCCAGGAAAGTTTTCGGGTGTCATCCCCCACACAGCACCAATTCTGGAACTGCACAAAACTGGGTCAGCCAGGAGATCAAGAATCTCATCATGTCATCTAGTAGCTCACTGTCTGGGGAGATAACTTCAATGAttaaagagctagtgtaaccctttatctcctatggtcaaGTTACCTAGTacaatcaaagaagaaatatctCGTAGTCTCTTGAAAGGcatgaactgaaaaaaaatgtttttttaaaaactttttatggCTTCTTAGGCTGCTGAAATAGTTGTATACTTGTTCTTATAACCAATAAATTTCTAGGTCACTAGTGATATACAAGAATTACAAAAGTTGTCATACCAACCGATCTTTCACTTTTTCAGCTCATACATTGCACTGATAAGTCATTTACAAGCATGTGCCACTTAAAAGCACAAAATGGTCTCATTTGAATAAAGGAAGAAGCTGACCAACCATTTTACCTTCCTAACCACTTGACGCTGAATAAGATGACtaattttaaaacagttgcgAAAAATACAGAGTAACCAACCAGCTTCATTGATCGCAATCTCTGGGATCAGCTGTTCATCTTTTAAGTTCTCACGACCAGGCACCAAACGTTGCAAAAGTGGGGGATATGGATTTCCATCAATGTTAACAAGGAATGGGGGAGGCATCAGATGAGGAGGCTGCTGTGTCTGCTCATCTAAGACAAAGTTGTTGGTATCCCGGATCAGCGGCCTATAGTCAGTGTGGAAAAACACCTCTTGGGGCACCTGTGGATGGAACAAAGGTCAAGAAAAACGTACTCCACAAGAAGTTCAGCTTAATCCACCAACAATAATTCAAAAGAGCAACAGGGCTTTTTACAAATTGCTAAAtccataaaaaaaaccacagacaCAGCTTAACATATTTTATGCTTATAATCTACCAGATAATCTCTCATATTAGATAATTCTGATGTCACCTGCTTTATCTTCTCATTTGagccaaaaccaaagaaaagtAGATGGCCGTGTGAATCTGTTGCAGCAAAACTTTGACCATCTGGTGTGAATTTGCAATCGTAGACTGCTCCATGACCTTGTCCCTGAATctgaagcaaatgaaaaaagtgcCTTTATCTACCTAACCTTCATCTACATGCAGACACAaggtataataaaaaaaaaaatgtaagaaataaatttcttcagaATAAGcaattaaaagtgttttaaccTTCAGCCCTCTGTTAAAGTTTACAGAAAAGTTGCCTATACAGTACAAGACTGGCTCACTGCTTGTAACTGTAGGCCACATTATAAGAAGAACACATCTACAAAGTATCAGGGTATAAGTGGAAGAAATGCCGCCATTTTATATGAATCTGtggaaataaaactttaactATTTATatcactttataaaaaaaaaaaaaaaggaagaaaaaaaaggcaaattcCACATACATTGTTGAAGaaagtttttatctttattcCTGCTACAATGTCCCACACAACAATGTTCCCATCATGACCAGCGCTGACCAAAATCCTGCGGTCCTTAGGATGGGCATCCAACACAAAAACTTCATCTTGGTGTGCCTGAAAATCAAACGACAAGTTCACGGAATAAAGTCTGCTGAACAATATCTTATCCAATGTCTGTCAGGTATAACTATCTAAAAACATCTGGATGAAGATTCTAGCAGCATTTACCttttccactgttctttctaAATACAAAACAGTGCTTATTTTGTGCAACCAACAATGTCTTTTTACCTGTAAAATATGCATGAGCTTCCCAGTGTAGGAATCCCACACTTTGATAGAGCAGTCGCTGACAGCTGTTACAACAAGAGAGTCATCTACGTTCCAACTGACCATTGTCACACGGAGTTTGTCCACCCCAGCTGCAATAGCTGCTGCTGTGCTTGCTTCCATGGCAACCACCTCAGAACCCTTGCTAAAAGCCAGAAAGATTGTACAATTACAATGTTTAGTTGTAACAAACAGCTTCACATGCCATCCTTTTGATGATAtgtattctttaattttttttcatccactATCTACTTGGCATTTAAACAAGCTCTTCTTAAAAAGTATatgagcgtgtgtgtgcgtgcgcacattatttaaaataaaactacctGTCTAATTTTGTGGCCATGTCGAGTACAACAGCTCGCCACTCCTGCCTTTCATATCGCCAAATACGGGCTGTCCCATCTTCACTGCCACtgacaaatctgtttgagtTGTTGCTGTAGCACATGCTGTCAACTTTGTTCTAAAGACAGTTAAAATTTTAACGTTATGAATTGACTGCACCTATGGCACAATAAGGCACACTCTCCACAAAGTAAATTCACTGCAAAATGGAACAGTTTATATGTCTCACATTTCCCATGCAGCTTAATTATGAAAACTACAAAAGCTTTTCAGAAACCATAGTGACTGCAAACAGGATTTTATCAATTTGATATTGCATTTATCagagtgcattttttttcattaatcttCTTTACATATCAGATAGTTCACAGCTTGTAAGTAATGAAATCTTTATTTGAATGTTTAGTTTGCCCTAGCTGTTAAGAAAAATCTACTATCCAGAGCaaattttatcaacattttagATCAAGAGAAAGAGATTCAAGATGCAATTCTAAgtaagagtgatgtccctttgcctgaCTGGCTACAGACTATTCTTCATCTCCTTTCATCTTTGAAGAT
The sequence above is a segment of the Pomacea canaliculata isolate SZHN2017 linkage group LG6, ASM307304v1, whole genome shotgun sequence genome. Coding sequences within it:
- the LOC112565851 gene encoding PH-interacting protein-like isoform X3, translated to MSEMSRHQSTGIPPSSVETELYFLIARFLSSGPCKQAAEVLLRELAEHEFLPKGVDWEGNPRTKTYEELVRQNHHIRADHLLQICQRVGPLLDQLVPTNIYGVRSLLGAGNLSLLRTLESIRHTKWPLANHIAVRHGACRVPPQNLLVPSFVQTLHARTASGVAGSLTVSLYSKLVMHDRKLGHLSAVYCVTYDRTGRYIFTGADDALVKIWNADSGRLLATLRGHSSEITDLAVNYENTLLASSSCDKMVRVWCLRTKAPLAVLQGHTGAINTLQFSPQCKGDNRILLSAGADGCVCFWMWNVVTNLFNPRPLKFVERSHAGAQMLCSSFSPGGSFLATGNSDHVIRVYLLNSAKPEKICELEAHSNKVDSMCYSNNSNRFVSGSEDGTARIWRYERQEWRAVVLDMATKLDSKGSEVVAMEASTAAAIAAGVDKLRVTMVSWNVDDSLVVTAVSDCSIKVWDSYTGKLMHILQAHQDEVFVLDAHPKDRRILVSAGHDGNIVVWDIVAGIKIKTFFNNIQGQGHGAVYDCKFTPDGQSFAATDSHGHLLFFGFGSNEKIKQVPQEVFFHTDYRPLIRDTNNFVLDEQTQQPPHLMPPPFLVNIDGNPYPPLLQRLVPGRENLKDEQLIPEIAINEAGDSEVIGDGDPNLVHGHQAEPNEAGNAPMQAVSGTHRDHSYHAEGRRQAMAGGHNDEEEDEHDDGNSMMVRDRADRPSIDDMIQRLQREQDQRILAEGGELPMASPPPVEHQQQQQLRPRQLQGRVGMRRSGEREGVRQSLNMSQRTSSSGAAAFSKRVIIKGINHGVLRKSEEKRQAFADEEIRKYIVEKKKKPSVPNTPSTLFGQVSKSKHQPSTKAGSSRQGPEHTARNRLTTRALYDTEEEEEEEENESDNVPSEQDSEDDAEDDNEEADDLDEDEEDDHENEALEAALKRSDQQAEAKKRIQKRFAPNSKHKSTKQKQVNGKNLPQVTELKEEFRPPEWLTGTIPRKTPYVPQMGDEVMYFRQGHELYLQAVLRHNAYEINPNMNQPWHKIPNLREVELVKIVGIRYEVKPPRLVSLKLAFINQETGRLLGRTFTIRYHDMPDVIDFLVLRQHFDISYRRRWKTGDRFRSMIDDQWWMGVIKSQSPLHMQFPDSPFQCFYVHWDNGEYERLSPWDMEPINENLLPSSIGGGVPVDPEELKRILYLPKPGEWSSFGREVETERILQCLEVVMMHSVAEPFNAPVDLNAFPLYAYIIEYPIDLSTIKARLENGYYRRISALQWDVRHIERNAKKFNEDGTPISRSAAIVTETILRVISDTNCRDPMPILEKLSHGQQFHWGNSDTDDDDDDSTTGSSNKRKRVSDDHRNSKRTRTEMPADAIDWRDQCWELLGLMLECEDAEPFKEPVDPAAYPNYHNVVENPMDFKTVGQHLESGAYESPLAFAKDVRLIFANSRLFNTNKRSRIFSMTLRLSAMFEERVKKTLGGWRVTSKSSRLTHSSPNSSQSSLLAERAKQFASSSRWVESQSSSRDSQPSTSGLSNGSKIQGSIRTSLEEKRNRKPALPQKKKTKPVVESESDKSEDENSDEEEEEEKLPVSRRAKSSQSDKENVCYNEDEDTEIEEGSGSAWRSKARSPGKNGLRGSKRRATAGSKAMNGEAKYCTRAKTGSLKPKRLHYL